The Parabacteroides sp. AD58 genome includes a window with the following:
- the nadA gene encoding quinolinate synthase NadA has translation MQTQSIGYMNIPVPAGIDLKEEINKLRKEKNAVILAHYYQTAEIQDIADFVGDSLALAQWAAKTTADILVLCGVHFMGETAKILCPNKKVLVPDLNAGCSLADSCPASEFETFVKEHPGHTVISYVNTSAAVKALTDIVVTSTNARQIVESLPVDEKIIFGPDRNLGSYINSITGRNMLLWNGACHVHEQFSLEKILELKKQHPGAEVICHPECRKYIVEISDYVGSTAGLLKHVIKSSGKQFIVATESGVLHEMRKACPDKEFIPAPPNDSTCACNECNFMRLNTMEKLYNTLKYELPEIFVDEAIQQKAIRPIQRMLDISAQLGL, from the coding sequence ATGCAAACACAGTCTATCGGATATATGAATATACCTGTTCCGGCAGGGATTGATTTGAAAGAAGAGATCAATAAACTGAGAAAAGAGAAGAACGCCGTTATCTTAGCTCATTATTATCAGACAGCAGAGATTCAGGATATTGCTGATTTTGTAGGCGACAGTTTAGCCTTGGCGCAATGGGCTGCCAAGACAACGGCCGACATATTGGTGCTTTGTGGAGTTCATTTCATGGGCGAGACAGCCAAGATCCTTTGTCCGAACAAGAAAGTACTGGTACCCGATTTGAATGCCGGCTGTTCGTTGGCCGACAGTTGCCCGGCTTCCGAATTTGAAACCTTTGTAAAAGAACATCCAGGTCATACCGTTATTTCGTATGTCAATACAAGTGCGGCCGTAAAAGCCTTGACCGATATTGTGGTTACTTCTACCAATGCCCGTCAGATTGTTGAGAGTCTGCCAGTCGATGAGAAGATAATCTTTGGTCCGGATCGTAACCTGGGAAGTTATATCAACAGCATTACAGGTCGGAACATGCTGCTTTGGAACGGAGCCTGCCATGTACATGAACAATTCTCGTTGGAAAAAATCCTGGAACTGAAGAAACAACATCCCGGAGCCGAAGTTATTTGTCACCCGGAATGCCGGAAATACATCGTTGAAATCTCTGATTATGTAGGTTCGACAGCCGGACTGCTGAAACATGTCATCAAGTCTTCCGGCAAACAATTCATCGTAGCCACCGAAAGCGGCGTATTACACGAAATGCGCAAGGCTTGTCCGGATAAAGAATTTATTCCAGCGCCGCCCAACGACAGTACATGTGCCTGCAACGAATGTAACTTCATGCGATTGAATACGATGGAGAAACTCTATAATACGTTGAAATACGAACTTCCCGAAATCTTTGTGGATGAAGCCATTCAGCAAAAAGCCATTCGTCCGATTCAGCGTATGCTCGATATTTCCGCCCAGTTAGGCTTGTGA
- a CDS encoding acyltransferase family protein, producing the protein MEKQRIEFIDLAKGLCISLVVLFHIHSFETTTETALRFFRMPLYYFLSGIFFREYTGLLSFSVKKINKLIIPYLFFFLVAYLAGIVCHFLHFYEKGIIEEPFHWNMIFDIFTKLSRGDNIGYNSPIWFLISLFEVNILFYILRIGIKNDRILLLSAFLIGILSILAGLNKLPYFIDRSLIAFPFFAVGYYCRNLILTTKEIGKGKLYLFAACCFAFIYFCATLSEPTRDTFFIHYLAGLSGIGMILSVSKALNKLPLISYIGRYSLVVLGFHTFLVGPMRFIFSFASPVGQYILSFIAIAILMRFLIIPISIKFFPYFTAQKDLIKLPNKE; encoded by the coding sequence ATGGAAAAACAGAGAATAGAATTTATAGATTTAGCAAAAGGCTTATGTATTTCTTTGGTAGTCTTGTTTCATATACACAGTTTTGAAACGACTACAGAAACGGCTCTTCGCTTTTTCAGAATGCCTTTGTATTATTTCCTATCCGGTATTTTCTTCAGAGAATATACTGGACTTCTATCTTTCTCCGTAAAGAAGATTAATAAGTTGATCATTCCTTATTTATTTTTTTTTCTGGTGGCTTATTTAGCTGGTATTGTCTGTCATTTTCTTCACTTCTATGAAAAAGGTATTATTGAAGAACCTTTCCATTGGAACATGATATTTGATATCTTCACCAAATTAAGTCGAGGAGATAATATTGGTTACAATTCTCCTATCTGGTTTCTGATTTCCTTATTTGAAGTGAATATTCTGTTTTATATCTTGCGGATTGGTATAAAGAATGATCGTATTTTATTACTTAGCGCTTTTCTGATTGGTATCTTATCTATCTTGGCAGGATTGAATAAGCTTCCTTATTTCATTGACAGATCGTTAATCGCATTTCCATTCTTTGCCGTTGGGTATTACTGTAGAAATCTTATTCTAACAACAAAGGAAATCGGGAAAGGGAAATTATATCTGTTTGCAGCATGTTGTTTTGCCTTTATTTATTTTTGTGCTACACTCTCAGAGCCAACCAGAGATACTTTCTTTATTCATTATCTGGCCGGATTATCGGGTATCGGCATGATTTTGTCGGTATCCAAAGCCCTCAATAAACTTCCCCTTATTTCATATATAGGAAGATATTCATTAGTCGTATTAGGTTTTCATACTTTCTTGGTCGGTCCCATGCGATTTATCTTTTCTTTCGCATCGCCAGTAGGTCAGTATATTTTATCTTTTATAGCCATAGCTATTCTGATGAGATTTTTGATAATTCCTATTTCCATCAAGTTCTTTCCATACTTTACGGCTCAGAAGGATCTGATTAAACTACCAAACAAAGAATAA
- a CDS encoding two-component regulator propeller domain-containing protein, with the protein MNKIGFLLLLCFSYISSVYAQYDKWTIHQAYNNTALVTETPNYVFAVADSSLYAYGKEDQSLTTYSKKNGLSDNKIKVIRYHANKHTLVIGYRNGNIDLWNEDGIYNLPYLKNSTSIQDKTINDIYFSDNYAYISAQVGVVVVNLSKKEITDTYRIGAVRSVCIINNTLYALTNTGIRQGKLSDNLLDEANWNQLAIQTDQFELSNITKIADFQNKLCMCVSAKGVYYLNNNNVTRFLLDYNLSGMKVENGKLMAFSPYGFYVSTDLVNFQTITGGLNSLKDVTYLQTADTYWLACGINGIMGVKKKSGSNSYDVLVDGLTINSPKRNYAWDLKYEGDKLWVTGGGRWLNRYFRTNTIMTYANGQWINYDEQKIAKQLNAYYIQDALNLAVDPNDPTHTYVAYYGEGILELKNDTVLNWYNLTNSPLETSLGTDSRYIRIGSTTLDKDGNLWITNCNSTYSIKILTADGQWINYSNSTIAEAPIIDKILITKQGYKFANFIHSSKPGFFALNDNGTITDQSDDVSEYYVAVSDNQGNTLDASMFYCMTEDKDGYIWAGTNIGPIVCYNPSKIEDLRFNRIVLADESDYLLNGVRVNAIAVDGSNQKWIATDGSGVFLVNADGTEVIENFTTDNSPLPSNSINSIAINPESGEVFFAADGYGVLSYQGEATEGKENYSDIHAYPNPVRPDFDDKVIITGLMSNSNVKITDIAGNLVYQTKSVGGQVSWNCRNSKGSRVATGVYLVLAATPESKESVVTKIMVIK; encoded by the coding sequence ATGAATAAAATAGGTTTTCTGCTTCTGCTATGCTTTAGTTACATCTCGTCTGTTTATGCTCAATATGATAAATGGACGATACATCAGGCGTATAATAACACGGCATTAGTAACCGAGACTCCAAATTATGTGTTTGCTGTAGCCGACAGTTCGCTGTATGCTTATGGAAAAGAAGACCAGAGCCTGACAACCTATTCAAAGAAGAACGGATTAAGCGATAATAAAATAAAGGTAATTCGTTATCATGCCAATAAACACACGTTGGTGATAGGTTATCGCAACGGTAATATCGATCTGTGGAATGAAGACGGCATTTACAATCTTCCTTATCTGAAGAACAGTACATCCATACAAGATAAGACAATTAACGATATCTACTTCTCCGATAATTATGCCTATATATCGGCACAAGTAGGTGTTGTCGTCGTCAATCTCTCGAAAAAGGAAATTACAGATACGTACCGTATCGGAGCAGTCCGCTCGGTATGTATCATCAACAATACGTTGTATGCATTAACAAACACAGGCATCAGACAAGGAAAGTTGAGTGATAACTTGCTGGATGAAGCCAATTGGAATCAACTGGCAATACAAACTGATCAGTTTGAATTAAGCAACATCACTAAAATAGCCGACTTCCAAAATAAGCTATGCATGTGTGTTTCTGCAAAAGGAGTTTATTACCTGAACAATAACAACGTCACCAGATTCCTTCTTGACTACAATTTATCAGGGATGAAAGTAGAAAACGGAAAACTGATGGCATTTTCTCCGTATGGATTCTATGTATCTACTGATTTAGTCAACTTCCAAACCATTACAGGCGGACTTAATTCCTTAAAAGATGTCACTTATTTACAAACTGCCGATACGTATTGGTTAGCTTGTGGAATCAATGGAATCATGGGAGTTAAGAAGAAATCTGGCTCGAATTCATATGATGTTTTAGTTGACGGACTAACCATCAATAGTCCAAAAAGAAATTATGCCTGGGATTTAAAGTATGAAGGAGATAAACTTTGGGTAACTGGAGGCGGAAGATGGTTAAACCGATATTTTCGGACAAATACCATCATGACGTACGCCAACGGCCAATGGATTAATTACGATGAGCAGAAAATTGCCAAGCAATTAAATGCCTATTACATCCAAGATGCCTTAAACCTAGCTGTTGATCCGAATGATCCGACGCATACTTACGTAGCTTATTACGGCGAAGGTATTTTGGAATTGAAGAACGATACGGTACTTAACTGGTACAACTTGACTAATAGTCCTTTGGAAACATCCTTAGGAACAGACAGCCGGTACATCCGTATAGGAAGCACGACTTTGGATAAAGACGGAAATCTATGGATTACCAATTGTAATTCTACCTATTCCATTAAAATATTAACAGCAGATGGTCAATGGATCAATTATTCCAACTCAACGATTGCCGAAGCCCCCATCATTGACAAAATATTAATTACCAAACAAGGATATAAGTTTGCCAACTTCATTCATTCATCCAAACCGGGTTTTTTTGCCTTAAATGACAACGGAACAATTACAGATCAATCGGATGATGTATCTGAATATTATGTAGCTGTCAGTGATAACCAAGGAAATACTTTGGATGCCAGTATGTTTTACTGTATGACAGAAGATAAAGACGGTTATATTTGGGCTGGAACCAATATCGGACCGATTGTTTGTTATAATCCATCAAAGATAGAAGATTTACGGTTTAACCGAATTGTGCTGGCCGATGAATCCGATTACCTGTTAAATGGAGTCCGAGTCAACGCTATAGCTGTTGACGGCAGTAATCAGAAATGGATTGCAACCGATGGTTCCGGAGTTTTCCTGGTTAATGCCGACGGAACGGAAGTGATCGAAAACTTTACAACCGATAATTCTCCGCTTCCTTCCAATTCAATCAACAGCATTGCTATTAATCCGGAAAGTGGAGAAGTTTTCTTTGCAGCTGATGGCTATGGCGTTTTATCCTATCAGGGAGAAGCTACTGAAGGAAAAGAAAACTATTCTGATATACATGCTTACCCAAATCCTGTCAGACCGGACTTTGATGATAAAGTAATCATTACGGGATTGATGAGCAATTCCAATGTCAAGATTACGGATATCGCAGGTAACTTGGTTTACCAGACAAAATCAGTAGGCGGACAAGTTTCCTGGAATTGCCGGAACAGCAAAGGAAGTCGTGTGGCAACCGGCGTTTATTTGGTCTTGGCTGCAACACCTGAAAGTAAGGAAAGTGTTGTGACTAAAATCATGGTCATTAAATAA
- a CDS encoding non-canonical purine NTP diphosphatase codes for MKLVFATNNKHKLDEVRKITSHHPVEIVSLAEINCFDDIPETADTLEGNALQKAHYIQKKFGLNCFADDTGLEVEALNNAPGVYSARYAGPGHDSEANMKKLLHEMEGKENRKARFRTVIALVWNGKTYTFEGIVNGTITTAKRGENGFGYDPIFIPEGYDQTFAELGDNIKNQISHRAKAVEKLDEFLTQLSDLK; via the coding sequence ATGAAATTAGTATTCGCAACCAACAATAAACACAAACTGGATGAAGTACGCAAGATTACTTCACATCATCCGGTCGAAATAGTCAGTCTGGCAGAAATCAACTGCTTCGATGATATACCAGAAACAGCCGACACATTAGAAGGAAATGCGCTCCAAAAGGCTCATTATATCCAGAAAAAGTTCGGACTAAACTGTTTTGCTGATGATACTGGTCTGGAAGTAGAAGCATTGAATAACGCACCAGGTGTTTATTCTGCCCGTTATGCTGGTCCGGGTCATGATTCGGAAGCCAATATGAAGAAGTTATTGCACGAGATGGAAGGAAAAGAAAACCGGAAAGCCCGTTTCCGGACAGTCATAGCTTTGGTTTGGAATGGAAAAACGTATACATTCGAAGGTATTGTAAACGGAACCATAACAACAGCCAAGCGGGGAGAAAATGGTTTTGGCTATGATCCTATTTTCATACCGGAAGGATATGATCAGACCTTTGCCGAATTAGGAGACAATATCAAAAACCAAATCAGTCATCGGGCAAAGGCCGTAGAAAAGCTGGATGAATTCCTGACTCAATTATCCGATCTTAAATGA
- a CDS encoding transglutaminase domain-containing protein: protein MNKKHLITFVSALFLWTSCSNNSSSHFISDTAYRTQVETDFQSRQTTLSEGNLFTVFDQSMTPEEKEAMSFLYAYMPVGDIADYSGEFFLKNVQTSFQAKQEMPWGKQIPEDIFRHFVLPIRVNNENLDESRMVFYQELKDRVKGLSLHDAVIEVNHWCHEKVIYTPSDARTSSPLASVKTAYGRCGEESTFTVAALRSVGIPARQVYTPRWAHTDDNHAWVEAWVDGQWYFLGACEPEPVLNLGWFNAPASRGMLMHTKVFGKYQGPEEVMVQTPLYTEINIIGNYADTAKATIKVVDANQQPVPDARVEFKVYNYAEFYTVASKTTDANGETFLTSGKGDMLVWASKDGQFGYDKVSFGQQNELTVVLDKKAGEAYTIDLDIVPPPEKAKLPEVTPEQRAENTRRMAEEDSIRNAYVATFFTDQKAKDFAKEIGMDATVATKLLVGSRGNYQTISSFLKEASANEEQKKAAIDLLQRISAKDLRDVSREVLDDHLKNSPVVGDIDPEIFAQYVRNPRVANEMITPYKAFFQKAIAEADMKVFQADPMKLVDWVKNNITIDEECNLGGAPIFPEGVWKARIADKHSRDIFFVSLSRALGIPARIDEVTRKVQVFSGKDIIDINFQAAEQTATATGTLQADYKPIKALEDPKYYSHFTISKLTDGRLQLLNYEEGDVDMGSGATWSNLLKKGTQMDTGSYLLVSGTRMASGTVLAQLTFFNIEEGKTTKVHLNMRENKDDIQIIGNFNSENKYISAETGEETSLLATTGRGYYVVAILGARQEPTNHAMRDIAAEKDQLEAWGRKMVLLFPNEEGYKKFDAAEFNGLPNTIVYGIDKNHAIQKEMVAAMKLEHANTLPIFLIADTFNRVVFVSQGYTIGLGAQMMQIIHKLEQ, encoded by the coding sequence ATGAACAAAAAACATTTAATCACTTTTGTGTCTGCCTTGTTCTTATGGACGAGTTGTTCCAACAATTCTTCCTCTCATTTCATTTCAGACACCGCCTACAGAACTCAGGTAGAAACAGACTTCCAGTCCAGACAAACAACCTTGAGCGAGGGCAATTTGTTTACAGTATTCGATCAGTCTATGACGCCGGAAGAAAAGGAAGCTATGAGTTTCCTGTATGCTTACATGCCTGTTGGCGACATTGCTGATTACAGTGGAGAATTTTTCCTGAAGAATGTCCAGACTTCCTTCCAGGCCAAACAGGAAATGCCGTGGGGGAAACAGATTCCGGAAGATATATTCCGCCATTTCGTTCTGCCGATCCGTGTGAACAATGAGAACCTCGACGAAAGCCGTATGGTCTTTTATCAGGAACTGAAAGACCGTGTAAAAGGACTCTCATTGCACGATGCGGTGATCGAAGTCAATCACTGGTGTCATGAGAAAGTAATTTATACGCCATCCGACGCACGCACCAGTTCTCCTTTAGCCTCTGTCAAGACAGCTTACGGACGTTGCGGCGAAGAATCAACATTTACCGTAGCGGCTTTGCGTTCGGTAGGTATTCCGGCACGTCAGGTTTATACGCCCCGTTGGGCACATACCGACGACAATCATGCCTGGGTAGAAGCCTGGGTGGACGGACAATGGTATTTCTTAGGAGCTTGTGAGCCGGAACCTGTCCTGAACCTGGGATGGTTTAATGCTCCGGCAAGCCGTGGTATGCTGATGCATACGAAAGTATTCGGTAAATATCAGGGACCGGAAGAAGTCATGGTACAGACTCCGCTCTATACAGAAATCAACATCATCGGCAACTATGCCGACACAGCCAAGGCAACCATTAAAGTTGTGGATGCCAATCAGCAGCCTGTTCCGGACGCCCGAGTCGAATTCAAAGTATATAACTATGCGGAATTCTATACCGTTGCCAGCAAAACAACCGATGCCAATGGCGAAACCTTCCTGACATCCGGTAAGGGTGACATGCTGGTTTGGGCATCAAAAGACGGACAGTTTGGTTATGATAAAGTATCATTCGGTCAGCAAAACGAACTGACTGTCGTATTGGATAAGAAAGCAGGTGAGGCTTATACCATCGATTTGGATATTGTTCCTCCTCCAGAGAAAGCGAAACTGCCGGAAGTAACTCCAGAGCAAAGAGCTGAAAATACCCGCCGTATGGCTGAAGAAGATTCTATCCGCAATGCTTATGTGGCCACCTTCTTTACAGACCAGAAGGCAAAAGACTTTGCTAAGGAAATCGGTATGGACGCCACTGTTGCTACCAAGCTATTGGTTGGTTCACGCGGAAACTATCAGACTATCTCCAGTTTCCTGAAAGAGGCTTCAGCCAACGAAGAACAGAAAAAGGCAGCTATCGACCTGCTACAACGTATTTCAGCCAAAGACCTGCGTGATGTTTCCCGCGAAGTACTGGATGATCATCTGAAGAACAGTCCAGTTGTCGGAGACATTGATCCGGAAATCTTTGCACAGTACGTACGTAATCCGCGTGTGGCCAACGAAATGATCACGCCGTATAAGGCATTCTTCCAGAAAGCCATTGCGGAAGCAGACATGAAAGTATTCCAGGCAGACCCGATGAAGCTGGTAGATTGGGTGAAAAACAACATTACGATCGACGAAGAATGTAATTTAGGCGGAGCACCTATCTTTCCGGAAGGTGTCTGGAAAGCTCGTATAGCCGACAAACATTCTCGCGATATCTTCTTTGTTTCTTTATCGCGCGCTTTAGGAATTCCGGCACGTATTGACGAGGTAACTCGTAAGGTACAGGTATTTTCCGGTAAGGATATCATCGACATTAACTTCCAGGCTGCTGAACAGACAGCTACGGCTACCGGTACTTTACAGGCAGATTATAAACCTATCAAGGCATTGGAAGACCCGAAATATTATTCTCATTTCACCATTTCCAAACTGACCGACGGACGTTTGCAGTTATTAAACTACGAAGAAGGTGATGTAGATATGGGCAGTGGTGCAACCTGGAGTAATCTGCTAAAGAAAGGAACGCAAATGGATACAGGCAGCTACTTATTGGTTAGTGGTACACGTATGGCCAGCGGAACCGTATTGGCTCAGCTGACTTTCTTCAACATCGAAGAAGGAAAGACAACAAAAGTTCATCTGAATATGCGTGAAAACAAAGATGATATCCAGATAATCGGAAACTTCAACTCAGAGAATAAATACATCTCGGCTGAGACTGGTGAAGAAACCAGCCTGCTGGCTACAACAGGGCGCGGTTATTATGTCGTTGCTATCTTAGGAGCTCGTCAGGAACCGACGAATCATGCGATGCGTGATATCGCTGCAGAGAAAGATCAATTGGAAGCCTGGGGCAGAAAGATGGTGTTGCTCTTCCCGAATGAAGAAGGCTACAAGAAATTCGATGCGGCAGAATTCAATGGTTTACCCAATACTATTGTTTACGGTATTGACAAGAACCATGCTATCCAGAAAGAAATGGTAGCAGCCATGAAGCTGGAACATGCCAATACATTGCCGATTTTCCTTATTGCCGATACATTCAATCGTGTTGTATTTGTCTCTCAAGGTTATACAATTGGTTTAGGTGCTCAGATGATGCAGATCATTCATAAATTAGAACAATAA
- a CDS encoding potassium/proton antiporter — protein MESAEGILLIVSVILIFSVFAGKAGYRFGLPALLLFLGVGMLFGSDGLGIQFDNPKLTQFIGVLALSIILFSGGMDTKVAEIKPIAPQGIVLATVGVLLTTFITGGFIYVISMLASKYVTLTFPESLLLAAVMSSTDSASVFSILRSKGVLLKENLRPTLELESGSNDPMAYMLTLILIAVIQSEGMSVPQAALMLVLQLVIGAIGGFLFGKAIVWLVNKIDIDNASLYPILILACSFFTFSVVTLVKGNGYLAVYIAGLIFGNSKIVHKRSIGTFFDGFTWLWQIVMFITLGLLVNPHELIPVTHIGLFIGAFMILVARPLSVFISLLPFRNFSWRARAYISWVGLRGAVPIIFATYPLLAGIEHAHVFFNIVFFITILSLLVQGTTVTYMARKLKLIDKPALKEEFGIELSEDIRSVMSEIDLTPAVLAHGNRLMDLKLPDHTLAVMVKREGRYFIPKGNTVLKEDDKVLMISDDDKALLESYKELGVKKYTFKKNE, from the coding sequence ATGGAAAGTGCAGAAGGCATTTTGTTGATCGTATCGGTCATTTTAATATTTAGTGTATTTGCCGGTAAAGCTGGTTATCGCTTCGGATTACCTGCTTTGCTGCTCTTCTTGGGTGTCGGTATGTTATTCGGTAGCGACGGATTGGGTATTCAGTTTGATAATCCGAAACTGACGCAGTTTATTGGCGTTTTGGCTCTGAGTATTATCTTGTTCTCGGGTGGTATGGATACGAAAGTTGCTGAAATCAAACCCATTGCTCCGCAAGGGATTGTCTTGGCAACGGTAGGCGTTTTACTGACTACATTTATTACCGGAGGATTTATTTATGTCATTTCGATGCTGGCATCGAAATACGTTACCTTGACTTTTCCGGAATCGTTGTTATTGGCGGCGGTCATGTCGTCAACCGATTCGGCTTCGGTTTTCTCCATATTGCGCAGTAAAGGTGTTTTGCTGAAAGAGAATCTTCGTCCGACCTTGGAATTGGAAAGTGGTAGTAACGACCCGATGGCTTATATGCTGACTTTGATTCTGATTGCAGTTATCCAATCGGAAGGCATGAGTGTGCCGCAGGCGGCTTTGATGCTGGTTCTTCAGCTGGTGATCGGTGCGATTGGCGGTTTCCTGTTTGGAAAAGCTATTGTATGGCTAGTGAATAAGATAGATATAGATAATGCTTCCTTGTATCCGATTCTGATATTGGCCTGTTCGTTCTTTACGTTTTCAGTAGTTACGTTGGTAAAGGGCAATGGTTATCTGGCTGTTTACATAGCCGGTTTGATTTTCGGTAATTCCAAGATTGTCCATAAACGGAGCATTGGTACTTTCTTCGACGGATTTACCTGGCTTTGGCAGATTGTGATGTTCATCACGTTAGGTTTACTGGTGAATCCGCACGAACTGATACCGGTAACACATATAGGCCTCTTTATTGGTGCGTTTATGATTCTGGTGGCTCGTCCGCTTAGTGTCTTTATTTCTTTGCTTCCTTTTCGCAATTTCTCCTGGCGGGCACGGGCTTATATCTCGTGGGTCGGTCTGCGTGGTGCGGTTCCGATCATCTTTGCTACTTATCCATTGCTGGCCGGGATCGAACATGCTCATGTTTTCTTCAACATCGTGTTCTTTATTACCATTCTTTCGTTGTTGGTTCAGGGAACCACGGTGACCTATATGGCACGGAAGCTGAAGCTGATAGATAAGCCTGCACTCAAGGAAGAGTTTGGCATCGAACTGTCTGAAGATATCCGCAGTGTGATGAGTGAAATCGACCTGACTCCGGCGGTATTGGCTCATGGTAATCGTCTGATGGATTTAAAACTTCCGGATCATACGTTGGCTGTGATGGTAAAACGGGAAGGTCGGTATTTTATTCCTAAAGGGAATACTGTATTGAAAGAGGACGATAAAGTCCTGATGATTTCGGATGACGACAAAGCCCTGCTTGAATCGTATAAAGAGTTAGGTGTCAAGAAATATACATTCAAGAAGAACGAATAG
- a CDS encoding SDR family oxidoreductase, with product MKKILIIGANGFVGRRILTHLTGKEYDLTAVSLHADILPQPGYRFVEADVKQTDTIRQLILSVQPDAVINTSALSVPDYCEQHHDEAYAMNVEATAVMAQACQACGARFLHLSTDFVFEGKEDCLHREEDPTQPVNYYGVTKREGEKRIQEICTDYAILRVVVVYGKALPGQHGNICQLVKNRLSAGQIIRVVADQWRTPTWVGDIAEAAERLIHHSKSGIYHICGAEYLSIADMAYRVADYFHLDRSLIQPVTTEEMQEKTPRPRFSGLSIEKARLEIGYNPHTFEEGLAEMKD from the coding sequence ATGAAGAAAATCTTGATTATCGGAGCCAACGGCTTTGTAGGGCGGCGTATCCTGACGCACCTGACTGGAAAGGAATATGACCTGACGGCTGTTTCCCTTCATGCCGACATACTGCCTCAACCGGGCTATCGGTTTGTGGAAGCAGATGTCAAACAAACAGATACCATCCGTCAGCTGATCTTATCAGTACAACCGGATGCCGTGATCAACACCTCAGCCTTATCTGTTCCGGATTACTGCGAACAGCATCACGACGAGGCGTATGCCATGAATGTAGAAGCAACTGCCGTTATGGCCCAGGCCTGCCAGGCATGTGGAGCACGCTTCCTGCATTTGTCGACCGACTTCGTCTTTGAAGGGAAAGAAGATTGCCTGCATCGGGAAGAAGACCCGACACAACCGGTTAATTATTATGGTGTCACCAAAAGGGAAGGAGAGAAGCGTATCCAAGAGATTTGTACCGATTATGCCATCCTGCGTGTTGTCGTTGTCTATGGAAAAGCATTACCCGGACAGCATGGAAATATTTGTCAGCTGGTGAAAAACAGGCTTTCTGCCGGACAAATCATCCGGGTGGTAGCCGATCAGTGGCGAACGCCTACTTGGGTAGGTGATATTGCCGAAGCAGCCGAACGGTTAATTCATCATTCAAAGTCAGGTATTTACCATATCTGCGGGGCAGAATACCTCTCGATTGCCGATATGGCTTATCGCGTAGCCGATTATTTTCACCTCGACCGTTCTCTGATTCAGCCCGTAACTACCGAAGAGATGCAGGAAAAAACTCCGCGCCCCCGTTTCAGTGGCCTAAGCATTGAGAAAGCCCGTCTGGAAATAGGTTATAACCCGCATACGTTTGAAGAAGGACTGGCAGAAATGAAAGACTGA